A part of Terriglobus roseus genomic DNA contains:
- the atpC gene encoding ATP synthase F1 subunit epsilon → MADATTHSGQLAVRIVTPDRVLIDTTADAIELPALSGYIEALYGAAPLLAELGAGEVKLHGGNSGNAKFFVAWGFVEVLPERVTVLAETALKPEEIDGAKAQQELADAEKDWAQAGDDAAKYDYARAEIRVAEEKIAASKDR, encoded by the coding sequence ATGGCAGACGCAACCACACATTCCGGCCAGCTCGCAGTCCGCATCGTTACGCCGGACCGCGTTCTGATTGACACTACGGCTGACGCGATTGAGCTTCCGGCTCTGTCGGGCTACATTGAAGCGCTGTATGGCGCTGCACCGCTGCTCGCAGAACTGGGCGCGGGCGAAGTGAAGTTGCACGGCGGCAACTCCGGCAATGCAAAGTTCTTCGTGGCCTGGGGTTTTGTTGAAGTGCTTCCGGAGCGCGTGACCGTTCTCGCAGAGACGGCGCTGAAGCCGGAAGAGATCGATGGAGCCAAGGCGCAGCAGGAACTGGCTGATGCAGAGAAGGATTGGGCGCAGGCAGGCGACGATGCCGCGAAATACGATTACGCCCGTGCAGAGATTCGCGTGGCAGAAGAGAAGATCGCAGCTTCGAAGGATCGCTAA
- a CDS encoding F0F1 ATP synthase subunit gamma, which yields MANVLDLKRRIRSVKNTRQITKAMKMVSAAKLRRAQERALQARPYAQMLANVLQSLVRRAALYGDEGNGDVMHPLLVEREEKNVLLLVVAGDKGFAGAFNSNIGKAAQKFIDYRREPKQVTEDDPRPGEQNIDIETVGRKSRDLFKRKYPEAVWKHVDEEHDEPIGISHHIEDIRERKVPVEITKDLGFLLAKLNFTEVDKAAHSIIDRYERGEIDSVYIVYNEFKSVIAQRVVVEKLLPIRKLGSPEITAAEEMSEELKEASARAASSSGVSINEPEETELDREAKKFGTADVDYIYDQEPAKLFKHLLPRYVTTQIYHALLESSASEHAARMTAMDAASSNASDMIDSLTLTMNRVRQAAITKEIIEIVSGASAI from the coding sequence ATGGCAAACGTACTGGATCTAAAGCGGCGCATTCGCTCCGTGAAAAACACGCGGCAGATCACCAAGGCCATGAAGATGGTCTCGGCGGCGAAGCTGCGTCGTGCGCAGGAGCGTGCACTGCAGGCGCGTCCTTATGCGCAGATGCTGGCTAACGTACTGCAATCGCTGGTGCGCCGCGCTGCTCTTTACGGTGACGAAGGCAACGGCGATGTGATGCATCCGCTGCTGGTCGAGCGTGAAGAGAAGAATGTGCTGCTGCTGGTTGTCGCAGGCGACAAGGGCTTCGCAGGCGCATTCAACTCCAACATCGGCAAGGCCGCGCAGAAGTTCATCGACTATCGCCGTGAACCGAAGCAGGTGACGGAAGACGATCCGCGTCCGGGTGAGCAGAACATCGACATTGAGACGGTCGGTCGCAAGTCGCGCGATCTGTTCAAGCGTAAGTATCCGGAAGCCGTGTGGAAGCACGTCGATGAAGAGCATGATGAGCCCATCGGCATCTCGCACCACATTGAAGATATTCGCGAACGCAAGGTGCCGGTTGAGATCACCAAGGATCTTGGCTTCCTGCTGGCGAAGCTGAACTTTACGGAAGTGGACAAGGCTGCCCACTCGATCATTGATCGTTACGAGCGCGGCGAGATCGATTCGGTCTACATCGTCTACAACGAGTTCAAGAGCGTTATCGCACAGCGCGTGGTTGTTGAGAAGCTACTCCCGATTCGTAAGCTGGGTTCGCCGGAAATCACCGCCGCGGAAGAGATGTCGGAGGAGTTGAAGGAAGCATCTGCTCGCGCAGCTTCTTCCTCGGGCGTTTCTATCAACGAGCCGGAAGAGACGGAGCTTGACCGCGAGGCAAAGAAGTTTGGCACGGCAGACGTGGATTACATCTACGACCAGGAGCCGGCAAAGTTGTTCAAGCACTTGCTGCCGCGCTACGTGACCACGCAGATTTACCATGCGCTGCTGGAATCCAGCGCCAGCGAACATGCCGCACGTATGACGGCCATGGACGCTGCAAGCAGCAACGCCAGCGACATGATTGATTCGCTGACACTGACCATGAACCGCGTACGTCAGGCAGCTATCACCAAGGAAATTATCGAGATCGTTTCAGGAGCGTCGGCCATTTAG
- a CDS encoding GDSL-type esterase/lipase family protein has product MTVIPQVVSAGPTPQTMWVAVWTANAQNATSSSQDPGGSEQSFRFIVLPTTDATQERVHFSNRLGTTSVTIGAARLAVAVDVGPAIDPKRDAALTFSGATSITLAPGQEIVSDPVNVSYNFGEKLAVSMYMKGSFPSLTEHASDVQFNFQNASGAGNATSDTSGASMGTVMTDWLLLSGIDAYGSYQGSVAIFGSSSVDGHASNYGNSNSYPTANVAITSQDNDRPSDWLARQMRAAGYRVGVSNAGLLGNAAAGTGGGVDRMQHDVLGVINLKTVIIYFGGIDLRGNCVQATDVESSLSNMVQQANAAGIRVILATIPPSEYCTTTPGLVPTTEQPYLGDLIPGPENPGSTQRRAVNDWIRSTAVSLPGVVGVADFDKALADPNHPDFMIPNLNSGDNFHPNGVGYGVQSSSIPLDKILGQ; this is encoded by the coding sequence GTGACGGTGATCCCTCAGGTTGTTTCTGCGGGACCGACACCACAGACCATGTGGGTAGCGGTCTGGACCGCCAACGCGCAAAATGCCACCTCCAGTTCGCAGGACCCTGGTGGTTCAGAGCAAAGCTTTCGTTTCATCGTGTTGCCAACTACCGATGCAACGCAGGAAAGAGTGCACTTTTCTAATAGGCTGGGGACAACATCAGTAACAATTGGCGCGGCCCGCCTTGCAGTTGCGGTAGATGTTGGTCCCGCCATCGACCCGAAGCGCGATGCGGCTCTTACATTTTCCGGTGCAACATCCATCACACTAGCACCAGGACAAGAGATCGTCTCTGACCCAGTCAATGTTTCTTACAACTTCGGCGAGAAATTGGCTGTCAGCATGTATATGAAAGGCTCATTCCCATCGCTAACAGAACATGCATCGGATGTGCAGTTCAACTTCCAGAATGCTTCCGGTGCAGGCAATGCGACATCCGATACAAGCGGTGCTTCCATGGGTACTGTAATGACAGACTGGCTGCTACTGAGTGGCATCGACGCATACGGTTCCTACCAAGGATCGGTAGCCATCTTCGGTAGTTCTTCCGTGGATGGACACGCATCGAACTATGGCAACAGCAATAGCTATCCGACAGCAAACGTTGCCATCACTTCGCAGGACAATGATCGCCCTTCTGACTGGCTTGCCCGGCAGATGCGTGCTGCAGGCTATCGCGTAGGTGTCTCCAATGCGGGTTTACTTGGTAATGCCGCAGCCGGCACTGGAGGCGGCGTTGATCGCATGCAGCACGATGTGCTTGGCGTAATCAATCTCAAAACGGTGATCATTTACTTTGGAGGTATCGATCTGCGTGGAAATTGCGTGCAGGCTACGGATGTCGAAAGTTCCCTGAGCAACATGGTTCAACAAGCGAATGCAGCTGGCATTAGAGTGATTCTGGCGACGATCCCTCCCTCAGAGTATTGCACTACGACTCCCGGACTTGTACCGACAACTGAGCAACCCTATCTTGGTGATCTCATTCCTGGGCCTGAAAATCCCGGATCAACACAGCGTAGAGCGGTAAACGACTGGATTCGAAGCACTGCGGTAAGCTTGCCAGGAGTCGTTGGCGTCGCGGACTTCGACAAGGCATTGGCCGATCCGAATCATCCAGATTTCATGATCCCCAACCTGAATTCTGGGGATAACTTCCACCCGAACGGAGTTGGGTATGGCGTGCAGTCTTCGTCCATCCCGCTTGACAAGATACTCGGGCAGTAA
- the atpD gene encoding F0F1 ATP synthase subunit beta, whose amino-acid sequence MAENIGRVIQISGPAVDIQFDEKHMPPIYQALRITSEGFDIPTPLSVIVEVQQHLGEGRVRTVAMEATEGMVRGMKAVDTGAPIMVPVGRETLGRVLNVIGEPVDQLGPVQTEVRKPIHRQAPAFDEQATGEEMFETGIKVVDLIQPFLKGGKIGLFGGAGVGKTVLIQELINNVAMQHGGFSVFAGVGERTREGNDLWMEFQESGVIDPTDWRKSKAALIYGQMTEPPGARLRVALTGLTIAEHFRDEEGSDVLLFIDNIFRFTQAGSEVSTLLGRMPSAVGYQPNLASEMGQLQERITSTKKGSVTSVQAIYVPADDLTDPAPATTFAHLDATTVLNRALTEIGIYPAVDPLASTSRILTPRVVGEEHYAVAQQVKGILQRYKDLQDIIAILGIDELSEDDKITVARARKVQKFLSQPFHVAEVFTGNPGKYVKVADTVRSFKEIIEGKHDSVPEQAFYMKGGIEEVLEAAAKMKANA is encoded by the coding sequence ATGGCAGAGAACATCGGCAGAGTAATCCAGATCAGCGGCCCGGCCGTTGATATCCAGTTCGACGAGAAGCACATGCCGCCTATCTATCAGGCGCTGCGCATCACGTCGGAAGGCTTTGATATCCCCACGCCGCTTTCGGTGATCGTGGAAGTGCAGCAGCACTTGGGCGAGGGCCGTGTGCGTACGGTTGCTATGGAAGCGACCGAAGGCATGGTCCGCGGCATGAAGGCTGTGGACACCGGTGCACCCATCATGGTGCCTGTGGGCCGCGAGACGCTGGGCCGCGTGCTCAACGTGATCGGCGAGCCCGTGGATCAGCTTGGCCCCGTGCAGACAGAGGTTCGCAAGCCCATTCACCGCCAGGCACCTGCGTTTGATGAGCAGGCAACGGGCGAAGAGATGTTCGAGACGGGCATCAAGGTCGTCGACCTGATCCAGCCGTTCTTGAAGGGCGGTAAGATCGGTCTCTTCGGCGGCGCTGGTGTGGGCAAGACGGTTCTGATTCAGGAGCTGATCAACAACGTTGCGATGCAGCACGGTGGTTTCTCCGTGTTTGCTGGCGTGGGTGAGCGTACACGCGAAGGCAACGATCTGTGGATGGAATTCCAAGAGTCCGGCGTTATCGACCCTACCGACTGGCGCAAGAGCAAGGCCGCGTTGATCTACGGCCAGATGACCGAGCCGCCGGGTGCGCGTCTGCGCGTGGCGCTGACCGGTCTGACCATTGCGGAACACTTCCGTGATGAAGAAGGCTCGGACGTGCTGTTGTTCATCGACAACATCTTCCGCTTCACGCAGGCGGGTTCTGAGGTTTCCACGTTGTTGGGCCGTATGCCTTCTGCTGTGGGTTACCAGCCGAACCTGGCCAGCGAGATGGGTCAGCTTCAGGAGCGCATCACGTCCACGAAGAAGGGTTCTGTTACGTCCGTGCAGGCTATCTATGTGCCCGCTGACGATTTGACCGATCCCGCTCCGGCGACGACCTTTGCCCACTTGGATGCGACCACCGTGTTGAACCGTGCGCTGACGGAAATCGGTATCTATCCGGCCGTCGATCCGCTGGCTTCCACATCGCGTATTCTCACCCCGCGTGTTGTGGGTGAAGAGCACTACGCAGTGGCTCAGCAGGTGAAGGGAATTCTGCAGCGTTACAAGGATCTGCAGGACATCATCGCCATCCTGGGTATCGACGAACTTTCGGAAGACGACAAGATCACCGTTGCCCGTGCACGTAAGGTGCAGAAGTTCCTGTCGCAGCCGTTCCACGTTGCGGAAGTGTTCACCGGCAACCCTGGTAAGTACGTCAAGGTCGCTGACACGGTGCGCTCCTTCAAGGAGATCATCGAAGGCAAGCATGACAGCGTGCCGGAACAGGCCTTCTACATGAAGGGCGGCATCGAGGAAGTGCTGGAAGCAGCAGCCAAGATGAAGGCAAACGCGTAA
- a CDS encoding TonB-dependent receptor, with protein MRSHPFFRSPVLYASLVPLFSIAALAQGGSAVLSGTVTDASGAAVPNAHVTATNVDTNLVLNTDSNNSGLYRFPTIPPGRYVISSNVKGFQKFQQTGVVLTVSQQATIDIGLHVGSESETVNVTAGAPLMNTTNAEVSNTVGEHAIRELPLNGRDPSSLVLLSPGTVNVLNTGAGTLQGETTFPNESGASAGGGRQGSTLYLLDGVPNMDTYMSLSAPTPNADATSEFRVISNNFDAHYGFSPGAVVSIDTKSGTNALHGGAFEFLRNNALNSADYFSKQVDSLKRNQFGGFLGGPVIKDRLFFFGNYQGTRQSTTSTANSTNTPTAAMLNGDFSAYPKALTGGFVNNRIDPSLFNPAAVQIAKTALPLGQDAASGLVYYTVPKTIETYNEGTGRIDYTPNDKHRLTLRSFIQYYNRSEAATPGNILALNTGKQGKFFNEVLNHTWTVSPSLINALSLFWNQEHVYNVGQPLNSSGSPFCLSRYINVSEPAGTCYSEGLNASGGFSLQYSEYTGEMRRSWGFSDFITKIVGNHTITAGVDLWHQRARELTYYPAAPIISFNGYSTGFGLADFLLGRVSTYTQGAGEIADVSGNLLGAYAQDQFKLRSNITVTAGLRWDPNLAPQSKDGRGAVWNPGQQSTVFPNAPKGLVFPGDNGVSAGLAPNTYGYFEPRLAVAWQVHPKTTFRAGFGLFTAPLPYSSYNHVADVTPFSPTYTLNETASTPINFSNPWANFAGTGGVSPFPPFVYSGGTPPSNSTFASPTSVPAAFTPKFKLGMTQSWNASVEQQLGNDVVLHLAYVGSQSYHQSLILDENPGQTAAAVRGVRAMSDFGQILTIQSIGTASYNSLQVQIEKRFSHNFQAQSSFTWSRNLDIASSGNASFTSSIANPYNVRYNRGISDLNVPLVSVTNLVYTTPALNGWNSIARGVLGEWEISAIYTMQSGSPFGISGGSGNNSGANENGDRADSVFGIPVQTHQGSKEQWLNQYFTTAAFTTNAPGTFGNTGRNILKGPGVNYSDAALMKNWTARDRYHLQFRWELFNAFNHTNFATPNNNPTSGTYGQITATSSGVRPRVMQAGLKLTF; from the coding sequence ATGCGATCTCATCCGTTTTTTCGGAGCCCCGTTCTTTACGCTTCTCTTGTTCCTCTTTTTTCAATTGCAGCGCTCGCTCAAGGTGGCAGTGCAGTCCTGAGCGGCACAGTCACCGATGCAAGTGGTGCAGCCGTTCCTAACGCACATGTAACCGCCACCAACGTGGACACCAATCTGGTGTTGAACACTGATTCCAACAACTCTGGTCTCTATCGCTTCCCCACCATTCCTCCGGGACGTTACGTCATCTCTTCGAACGTGAAGGGCTTCCAGAAATTCCAGCAGACAGGCGTTGTGCTGACCGTCAGCCAACAAGCCACGATCGACATTGGTCTACATGTAGGCAGCGAATCAGAGACCGTGAATGTAACAGCTGGCGCGCCGCTGATGAACACCACCAACGCTGAAGTCAGCAACACAGTTGGTGAACATGCTATCCGCGAACTACCATTGAATGGCCGCGATCCTTCAAGCCTTGTATTGCTGTCACCCGGTACAGTGAACGTGTTGAACACAGGCGCAGGCACGCTGCAAGGTGAGACCACATTCCCGAATGAAAGCGGTGCATCCGCAGGCGGCGGTCGCCAGGGCAGCACGCTCTATCTTCTCGATGGTGTTCCGAACATGGACACCTACATGTCGCTCTCTGCACCTACGCCGAATGCCGATGCCACCAGTGAGTTTCGCGTCATCTCCAACAACTTCGACGCGCACTATGGCTTTTCTCCGGGCGCTGTCGTTTCGATCGACACGAAGAGTGGCACCAATGCACTCCATGGCGGCGCTTTCGAGTTCCTGCGTAACAACGCGTTGAACTCCGCGGACTACTTCTCAAAGCAGGTTGACTCGCTGAAGCGTAATCAGTTCGGCGGTTTCCTCGGCGGTCCTGTCATCAAGGATCGTCTCTTCTTCTTTGGCAACTACCAAGGCACACGCCAGTCCACAACATCAACCGCGAACAGCACGAACACTCCCACAGCGGCGATGTTGAATGGCGACTTCTCCGCGTATCCCAAAGCGCTGACCGGCGGCTTCGTTAACAACCGCATTGATCCTTCCCTGTTCAATCCTGCGGCAGTGCAGATCGCGAAGACCGCACTGCCATTGGGCCAGGATGCGGCCAGTGGTCTGGTGTACTACACCGTGCCCAAGACTATTGAGACATACAACGAAGGCACAGGCCGCATTGACTACACGCCGAACGACAAGCATCGCCTGACGCTACGTAGCTTCATTCAGTACTACAACCGCAGCGAAGCCGCTACGCCCGGTAACATCCTTGCACTGAACACGGGCAAGCAAGGTAAGTTCTTCAACGAAGTGTTGAACCACACATGGACAGTCAGCCCGAGCCTCATCAACGCATTGTCGTTGTTCTGGAACCAGGAGCATGTTTACAACGTGGGTCAACCGCTCAACAGCAGTGGTTCTCCGTTCTGCTTGTCGCGCTACATCAACGTGAGTGAACCCGCAGGCACCTGCTATAGCGAAGGCCTGAACGCCAGCGGCGGCTTCAGCTTGCAGTACTCCGAGTACACAGGCGAGATGCGTCGTTCATGGGGCTTCTCTGACTTCATCACAAAGATCGTTGGCAATCACACCATAACCGCAGGCGTGGATCTGTGGCATCAGCGTGCACGCGAGCTGACGTACTATCCCGCTGCACCGATTATCAGTTTCAATGGCTATTCCACTGGCTTCGGCCTTGCGGACTTCCTGTTAGGTCGCGTCAGCACATACACGCAGGGTGCGGGCGAAATTGCCGATGTCAGTGGCAACCTGCTCGGAGCTTACGCTCAGGATCAGTTCAAGCTGCGCTCTAACATCACCGTCACTGCAGGTCTTCGTTGGGATCCAAATCTTGCTCCGCAATCAAAGGATGGGCGCGGCGCGGTGTGGAATCCCGGACAACAAAGCACCGTCTTCCCGAACGCCCCTAAGGGCCTCGTCTTCCCCGGCGACAACGGCGTAAGCGCTGGACTGGCACCGAACACCTACGGCTACTTTGAACCACGCCTCGCCGTAGCGTGGCAGGTGCATCCCAAGACCACCTTCCGTGCAGGCTTTGGTCTGTTCACTGCACCGCTGCCGTACTCTTCGTACAACCACGTTGCAGACGTCACTCCGTTCAGCCCCACGTACACGCTGAATGAAACTGCATCCACACCCATCAATTTCTCCAACCCATGGGCGAACTTCGCAGGCACAGGCGGCGTAAGTCCCTTCCCACCGTTTGTATATTCGGGCGGCACACCTCCCAGTAACTCCACCTTCGCTTCACCAACGTCTGTACCGGCCGCATTCACGCCCAAGTTCAAACTTGGCATGACGCAAAGCTGGAACGCATCGGTGGAACAGCAATTGGGCAACGACGTAGTGCTGCACCTTGCTTACGTTGGCAGTCAGAGCTATCACCAGTCGTTGATTCTGGATGAGAACCCCGGCCAAACCGCAGCTGCAGTGCGTGGCGTTCGCGCCATGTCTGACTTCGGCCAGATCCTCACAATCCAGTCGATTGGCACGGCCAGCTATAACTCGTTGCAGGTGCAGATTGAAAAGCGGTTTTCGCATAACTTCCAGGCGCAGTCCAGCTTCACCTGGTCCCGTAACCTCGACATTGCATCCAGCGGCAATGCATCGTTTACCAGCAGCATTGCGAACCCGTATAACGTCCGCTACAACCGCGGTATCTCTGACCTGAACGTGCCGCTTGTGTCCGTCACGAATCTTGTCTACACAACACCCGCGTTGAATGGCTGGAACAGCATCGCACGTGGCGTACTTGGCGAGTGGGAAATCAGCGCCATCTACACCATGCAGTCGGGTAGCCCTTTCGGCATCTCCGGCGGAAGCGGAAACAACTCAGGTGCAAATGAGAATGGCGACCGCGCAGACAGCGTGTTCGGCATTCCCGTCCAGACGCATCAGGGTAGCAAGGAACAGTGGCTGAATCAGTACTTCACTACGGCAGCCTTCACCACAAACGCTCCGGGCACATTCGGTAACACCGGCCGCAACATCCTCAAGGGACCCGGCGTGAACTACAGCGATGCAGCTCTCATGAAGAACTGGACTGCACGCGACCGCTACCATCTGCAATTCCGCTGGGAGCTGTTCAACGCCTTCAACCACACCAACTTCGCAACCCCCAACAACAATCCCACCAGCGGAACTTATGGGCAGATCACCGCAACCAGTTCCGGAGTACGTCCGCGTGTGATGCAAGCCGGACTGAAACTCACCTTCTAA
- the atpA gene encoding F0F1 ATP synthase subunit alpha → MAQLKADEITELLRQQIENYEQKIAVDEVGTIISLGDGIARIHGLDKVMAGELIEFPKGISGLAMNLDEDQVGAVLLGDFTEIKEGDTVKRTGKIMSVPVGDAMIGRVVNALGQPIDDKGPIDTPYTLPVERLAPGVIDRKSVTEPMATGIKAIDTMIPIGRGQRELLIGDRQTGKTAIALDTILNSAKNDLICIYCAVGQKRSSVAQVVQTLEQYGAMAYTIVVAATASEPAPMSYLAPYAATAMGEYFRDNGKHALIIYDDLSKHAAAYREISLLLRRPPGREAYPGDVFYLHSRLLERSSKVSDKLGGGSLTALPIIETQAGDVSAYIPTNVISITDGQIFVETDLFNSGIRPAVNVGLSVSRVGFAAAMKATKQVGATLKLDLAQYRELAAFAQFGSDLDPATQKQLNRGSRLVEILKQPQFQPLTAAQQVSIVFAGTKGLLDDIEVKQVQAFEAGFHEYMKTTGQSILDAIMSKKALDDEITKNLTNAINDYKATFKAAHKDNKAALATA, encoded by the coding sequence ATGGCACAGCTCAAGGCAGACGAGATTACAGAACTGCTTCGTCAGCAGATCGAGAACTACGAACAGAAGATTGCAGTCGATGAAGTCGGCACGATCATCTCGCTGGGTGACGGTATCGCACGCATCCACGGCCTGGATAAGGTTATGGCCGGCGAACTCATTGAGTTCCCCAAGGGCATTAGTGGCCTGGCTATGAACCTGGATGAAGACCAGGTTGGCGCTGTGCTTCTCGGCGACTTCACGGAGATCAAGGAAGGCGACACGGTCAAGCGCACCGGCAAGATCATGAGCGTGCCCGTGGGCGATGCCATGATTGGCCGCGTGGTGAATGCGCTTGGTCAGCCGATCGACGACAAGGGCCCCATCGACACGCCGTATACGCTGCCTGTTGAGCGTTTGGCTCCCGGTGTTATTGACCGTAAGTCCGTAACCGAGCCGATGGCGACCGGCATTAAGGCCATCGACACCATGATTCCGATCGGCCGTGGCCAGCGTGAGCTGCTTATCGGCGATCGTCAGACGGGCAAGACTGCCATTGCTCTGGACACGATTCTGAACTCCGCGAAGAACGACCTCATCTGCATCTATTGCGCAGTGGGTCAGAAGCGTTCGTCGGTGGCACAGGTCGTTCAGACCCTGGAACAGTACGGCGCCATGGCGTACACGATTGTTGTTGCTGCGACGGCTTCTGAGCCCGCACCGATGTCGTACCTGGCTCCCTATGCTGCGACCGCGATGGGCGAGTACTTTCGCGACAACGGCAAGCACGCTCTGATCATTTACGACGATTTGTCGAAGCACGCTGCGGCATACCGCGAAATCTCGCTGCTGCTGCGCCGTCCGCCGGGCCGCGAAGCATACCCGGGCGACGTGTTCTATCTCCACTCGCGTCTGCTCGAGCGTTCGTCGAAGGTTTCGGACAAACTGGGCGGCGGTTCGTTGACGGCTCTGCCGATCATCGAAACGCAGGCTGGCGACGTATCCGCGTACATTCCGACCAACGTGATTTCGATCACCGACGGTCAGATCTTCGTAGAAACCGATCTGTTCAACTCTGGTATTCGTCCGGCTGTGAACGTAGGTCTGTCGGTATCGCGTGTAGGTTTTGCTGCCGCCATGAAGGCCACCAAGCAGGTTGGCGCTACGCTGAAGCTGGATCTGGCTCAGTACCGTGAGCTTGCTGCGTTCGCGCAGTTCGGTTCGGACCTGGATCCTGCAACGCAGAAGCAGCTGAACCGTGGTTCGCGCCTGGTTGAGATTCTGAAGCAGCCCCAGTTCCAGCCGTTGACCGCTGCACAGCAGGTTTCGATCGTGTTCGCAGGCACCAAGGGCTTGCTGGACGATATCGAAGTGAAGCAGGTTCAGGCGTTCGAAGCAGGCTTCCACGAGTACATGAAGACCACCGGCCAGTCGATTCTGGACGCCATCATGAGCAAGAAGGCTCTGGATGACGAGATCACCAAGAATCTGACCAACGCGATCAATGATTACAAGGCCACGTTCAAGGCCGCTCATAAGGACAACAAGGCCGCCCTGGCGACGGCATAA
- the atpH gene encoding ATP synthase F1 subunit delta, translated as MAAFELRYARAFQQVAAAQNLNIDSVRQQVADFAATLDGSRELREFLLNPALDHKDKVKVLDAVSNRVGLDKTVRNFVAVLMDHGRLESLKDIAAEFSTLADQANGIAEAEIVTAKHLSEDEKQLLGSKAGALAGSRVRVTWTQDASLLGGAVIKLGSQVYDGSVRGQLQQLKRHLAGA; from the coding sequence ATGGCCGCCTTCGAACTTCGTTACGCACGTGCATTTCAGCAGGTTGCTGCTGCGCAGAATCTGAACATTGATAGCGTCCGTCAGCAGGTTGCTGACTTTGCCGCTACGCTGGACGGCAGCCGCGAACTTCGCGAATTCCTGCTGAATCCGGCTCTGGATCACAAGGACAAGGTCAAGGTTCTGGATGCGGTTTCAAACCGCGTGGGTCTGGATAAGACTGTTCGGAACTTTGTTGCTGTCCTGATGGATCACGGTCGTCTGGAATCGTTGAAGGACATCGCTGCTGAATTCAGCACGTTGGCTGATCAGGCAAACGGCATTGCGGAAGCAGAGATTGTTACGGCAAAGCATCTCTCGGAAGACGAGAAGCAGTTGCTGGGTAGCAAGGCGGGAGCGCTGGCAGGCAGCCGGGTTCGCGTCACGTGGACACAGGACGCATCGTTGCTGGGCGGAGCCGTGATTAAGCTTGGTTCGCAGGTGTACGATGGCTCGGTTCGCGGACAGTTGCAGCAGTTGAAGCGGCACCTGGCAGGCGCTTAA
- a CDS encoding GDSL-type esterase/lipase family protein gives MTNAAAVSDNSGNERSYRFLVTSTIDGTQARVKFSNVYGLTPVTLGAVRLSWGKDGSPTIDPMHDVGLTFNGNKSVVLAPGSTVTSDSADFSFGLGQVLAVSVYLKGNFDRVSRHDSYFVTNYSTADGAGDTTSDAAGSAFSTPVPDWLLVNEIDVYGQYQGTLAMFGSSTTDGLKSDYSSDKVYPIPNSPISTQHADRVSDWMARRLAAAGYRIGVLNAGIPGDPITDVGSVPTPNQRFAQDILTLPNLLGIVSYFGSIDLRSASCTNAADMEAATQQLVAKSAMAKLPIVLTTLPPTGLCSNPASPNYGPLPSPSDPYAGGLSPGPANGSEVQRAAFNQWLRTTGATLPGVVSIADYDLALRDPQHISFMMPQYNSGDNFHMNGTGYGAEANSISLGFLPR, from the coding sequence ATGACCAATGCTGCCGCAGTATCAGACAATTCTGGCAACGAGCGCAGCTACCGGTTTCTTGTGACATCCACCATTGACGGCACACAGGCACGCGTGAAGTTTTCCAACGTGTATGGACTGACGCCGGTAACACTAGGCGCGGTGCGGCTTTCGTGGGGTAAAGACGGTTCACCTACGATCGACCCGATGCATGATGTGGGGCTGACGTTCAATGGAAACAAGAGCGTAGTGTTGGCTCCAGGATCAACGGTGACCTCTGACTCAGCAGACTTCTCATTCGGCCTGGGCCAAGTGCTAGCTGTTTCGGTCTACTTGAAGGGTAATTTCGACAGGGTTAGCCGACACGATTCCTACTTCGTAACGAATTATTCAACCGCGGATGGCGCGGGTGATACAACCTCTGATGCAGCGGGATCGGCCTTTAGCACTCCCGTTCCAGACTGGCTCCTGGTGAACGAGATTGACGTGTATGGCCAATACCAAGGCACCCTGGCCATGTTCGGAAGTTCTACGACGGATGGTCTTAAGAGCGACTACAGTTCAGACAAGGTATACCCGATTCCCAATTCGCCGATTAGTACACAACACGCGGACCGTGTCTCTGACTGGATGGCGCGTCGGCTAGCCGCAGCCGGTTACCGCATTGGCGTGCTGAACGCGGGAATTCCAGGTGATCCCATCACTGACGTAGGGTCCGTACCAACGCCCAATCAACGGTTTGCACAAGACATCCTTACGCTTCCAAATCTTCTAGGAATTGTGAGCTATTTTGGATCGATTGATCTACGTTCCGCCTCCTGCACGAACGCAGCGGACATGGAAGCAGCGACACAGCAACTCGTTGCCAAGTCCGCAATGGCGAAGCTACCTATTGTGCTGACAACACTGCCGCCAACTGGGTTGTGCTCCAACCCGGCATCACCGAATTACGGGCCTTTACCCAGCCCAAGTGATCCATATGCCGGTGGCCTGAGTCCCGGACCAGCGAATGGTTCCGAAGTCCAAAGGGCAGCATTCAATCAATGGTTGCGAACGACGGGAGCAACTTTACCCGGTGTTGTAAGCATTGCGGATTACGATCTGGCTCTGCGTGATCCACAACACATCAGCTTTATGATGCCCCAGTACAACAGTGGCGATAACTTCCACATGAACGGCACTGGGTACGGAGCTGAGGCAAACAGTATCTCGCTTGGATTCCTTCCACGTTAG